A region from the Triticum urartu cultivar G1812 chromosome 1, Tu2.1, whole genome shotgun sequence genome encodes:
- the LOC125533194 gene encoding E3 ubiquitin-protein ligase WAV3-like has translation MESRCSACFHPRSGTAATCPVCDAARTTTFGVSPAARTVHGSFSPAQPEHRPTANRFSFGGSPAQPEHLSTANPFSFGGSPAQPVHRSTANPFSSPSATGYFGSGLPPATENPLSKYTLMQPGPVQTSLPFRTDNAPETCVYDDDEPVVEPPLDRQSVVQEALVLKTHSEIPAVARGTAHGGFAVLVHAKAPGVASTAEKTPVDLVTVLDVSGSMTGQKLELLKDAMGFVVDNLGPADRLSVVSFSDHARRVTPLARMSEAGKASAKLAVQSLYADGFTNILKGLKMAAKVLDGRQHKNTVASIILLSDGKDSYQQQRSYQYLVPRSLARRGGRPMAPIHTFGFGTDHDPAAMHAIAELTGGTYSFIENQAVVQDAFAQCIGGLLSVTAQEAWIAITCPHPDVRVRDVKSGRHESRVLAYGRAASVDIGELYADEERRFLLLVDVPRVAGVTDDDAMATPLIKASCTYKDTATGKSMEVAGEDAIVQRPAEVTTDQEPSIEVEVERFRVEATQDIAAARAAAERGDYAEAARILDRRQKAAAGNLAGDARCMALVYELGELSARVATRREYEQTGHSTLLSGMSSHEQQRASSASLFGSMAPAMTAGSAARGHFYLESSAIAFGAAAGAFATPAMKNMVDSSRKIREMRQQSPATTTMHNGAINFAPNNGGS, from the coding sequence ATGGAGAGCCGGTGCTCCGCCTGCTTCCACCCCCGCTCCGGCACCGCGGCCACCTGTCCGGTCTGCGACGCCGCGCGCACCACCACGTTCGGCGTCTCGCCCGCGGCCCGAACGGTGCATGGGTCCTTCTCGCCCGCGCAGCCGGAGCATCGTCCCACGGCCAACCGCTTCTCCTTCGGCGGCTCGCCCGCGCAGCCGGAGCATCTGTCCACGGCCAACCCCTTCTCCTTCGGTGGCTCGCCCGCGCAGCCGGTGCACCGGTCCACGGCCAACCCCTTCTCTTCCCCGTCAGCGACGGGCTATTTTGGATCTGGACTGCCCCCGGCCACGGAGAACCCCCTCTCCAAGTACACGCTCATGCAGCCGGGGCCTGTGCAGACAAGCTTGCCGTTCCGGACAGACAACGCCCCGGAGACCTGCGTGTACGACGACGACGAGCCCGTCGTGGAGCCGCCACTCGATCGCCAGAGCGTCGTCCAAGAAGCGCTCGTCCTCAAGACACACTCCGAGATTCCGGCCGTGGCGAGGGGCACGGCCCACGGCGGCTTCGCCGTGCTGGTGCACGCCAAAGCTCCCGGCGTGGCGTCCACCGCCGAAAAAACGCCGGTCGACCTCGTGACGGTGCTCGACGTCAGCGGGAGCATGACCGGCCAGAAGCTCGAGCTACTGAAGGACGCAATGGGGTTCGTCGTGGACAACCTTGGCCCCGCCGACCGGCTCAGCGTCGTGTCCTTCTCGGACCACGCTCGCCGGGTCACCCCGCTGGCGCGCATGTCGGAAGCCGGGAAGGCCTCTGCGAAGCTCGCCGTGCAGTCGCTCTACGCCGATGGCTTCACAAATATCCTCAAGGGCCTTAAGATGGCCGCCAAGGTACTCGACGGCCGCCAGCACAAGAACACCGTCGCCAGCATCATCCTGCTCTCGGACGGCAAGGACAGTTACCAGCAGCAAAGAAGCTACCAATATCTGGTGCCACGCTCCCTGGCGAGAAGAGGTGGCCGCCCGATGGCGCCGATACACACGTTCGGCTTCGGTACCGACCATGATCCGGCGGCCATGCACGCCATCGCTGAGCTGACCGGCGGCACGTACTCCTTCATCGAGAACCAGGCGGTGGTGCAGGACGCGTTCGCGCAGTGCATTGGCGGCCTCCTTTCCGTCACCGCACAGGAGGCATGGATCGCCATCACGTGCCCACACCCTGACGTGCGCGTCCGGGACGTCAAGTCCGGTCGCCATGAGAGCCGCGTCCTTGCGTACGGACGTGCCGCCTCGGTGGATATTGGCGAACTCTACGCCGACGAGGAGAGGCGCTTCCTGCTGTTGGTGGACGTGCCAAGAGTCGCCGGTGTCACAGACGATGACGCCATGGCCACACCTCTTATCAAGGCGAGCTGCACCTACAAAGACACGGCGACGGGGAAGTCGATGGAGGTGGCCGGTGAGGACGCCATTGTGCAGAGGCCGGCGGAGGTGACGACGGACCAAGAGCCATCCATAGAGGTCGAGGTGGAGCGTTTCCGAGTGGAGGCAACACAAGACATCGCGGCAGCGAGAGCGGCCGCCGAGCGCGGCGACTACGCCGAGGCCGCAAGGATACTGGACAGACGGCAGAAGGCGGCGGCAGGCAATCTGGCCGGCGACGCCCGGTGCATGGCCCTGGTGTACGAGCTAGGAGAGCTCAGCGCCCGCGTGGCGACCAGGCGTGAGTACGAGCAGACGGGCCACTCAACCCTGCTGTCCGGCATGAGCTCCCATGAGCAGCAGCGTGCCTCGTCTGCGAGCCTGTTTGGTAGCATGGCGCCCGCCATGACAGCAGGATCGGCGGCACGTGGGCATTTTTATTTAGAATCGTCGGCGATTGCGTTTGGGGCGGCGGCAGGAGCGTTCGCTACGCCGGCAATGAAGAACATGGTGGATTCATCCCGGAAGATACGTGAAATGCGGCAGCAGTCGCCGGCGACGACAACAATGCACAACGGTGCGATCAACTTTGCTCCGAACAATGGCGGCAGCTAA